A single region of the Vicia villosa cultivar HV-30 ecotype Madison, WI linkage group LG4, Vvil1.0, whole genome shotgun sequence genome encodes:
- the LOC131597870 gene encoding uncharacterized protein LOC131597870, protein VVWTEDCQKAFDSIKEYLLEPPILIPPVEGRPLIMYLTVLEESMGCMLGQQDETGKKEHAIYYLSKKFTDCESRYSMLEKTCCALAWASKRLRQYMINNTTWLISKMDPIKYVFEKPALTGRIARWQMLLSEYDIEYRAQKAVKGSILADHLAHQPINEYQSLKFDFPDEDVLYLKMKDCDEPLPEEGPDPGSRWGLIFDGAVNAFGNGIGAIIITPKGTHIPFSARLLFDCTNNIAEYEACIMGLEEAIDLRIKILDIYGDSALVINQIKDKWETYHPGLIPYRDYARRLLTFFNKVELHHIPRDQNRMADALATLSSMFKVSHWNDVPKVRITRLERPAYVFATEAVIDDKPWFHDIKRFLQTQEYPLGASNKDKKTLRRLSGSFFLNGDVLYKRNFDMVLLRCVDRHEEKSHGYAPGFFLNFKET, encoded by the coding sequence gttgtatggactgaagattgccagaaagcgttcgacagtatcaaggagtacctgttagaaccaccaatattgattcctccagttgaaggaagaccattaatcatgtaccttactgtgttggaagaatccatgggttgtatgcttggacagcaagatgaaaccggtaagaaggagcatgccatctattacttgagtaagaaattcacagactgtgagtctcgttactccatgctcgaaaaaacatgttgtgctttggcttgggcttcaaaacgtctccgccaatacatgatcaacaatactacttggttaatctccaaaatggatccgatcaagtatgtctttgaaaagcctgccttaacaggaaggattgcccgatggcaaatgctgttatctgagtatgacattgagtaccgtgctcaaaaagcggtcaaaggaagcattctcgccgatcacttggcgcatcagccaatcaatgaatatcaatctctcaagtttgactttcctgatgaagatgtcttgtacttgaaaatgaaagattgtgacgaaccattacccgaagaaggtcctgaccctggatcaagatggggcctaatttttgatggagcagtaaacgcttttggcaacggaattggggcaatcatcatcactcccaagggtactcatatcccgttttCCGCCAGACTActgtttgattgtaccaacaatatcgcagaatatgaagcttgtatcatgggtctcgaagaagccattgacttaaggatcaaaatcctcgacatatatggagattcagccctcgtgattaaccaaatcaaagacaagtgggaaacttaccaccctggtttgattccttacagagattatgcaagacgtctgttgactttcttcaacaaggttgaattgcatcatatacctcgagatcagaatcgaatggcagacgctttggctactctatcttccatgttcaaagtcagtcactggaatgatgtgcctaaagtcagaatcacgcgccttgaaaggcccgcctatgtgtttgcaaccgaagcagtcatcgatgataaaccgtggttccacgacatcaaacgcttccttcaaactcaagagtaccctcttggggcatcaaacaaagataagaaaactctaaggagactttctggcagtttcttcctgaacggagatgtgctatacaaaagaaacttcgacatggttttgctcagatgcgtagacagacacgaa